The sequence tttcgcctgacaaTGTGGCCCCAGgagcgcttttcccttgcgccgaaGCCCCTGAGCGCCCCCCAGTGCGCCAGGTTCGGCCTGCGATCGGCGCAAAAACAGGCCGAGCCGGCAgaattcggcgtcctgggggcgcgattGGGGCGTTtcttcggcgccggcgcgaaaaaaatgACGGGGAGGGCCTCTTAGGGACGcgggtggagatgctcttactCTCCTCTAGCGATGAGACACCACGGTCCCCGTGAGCACGGGGTTGCGCATTCGTCTTCTCTATAGAATCGGTTGAAATTCTTATTATTATTCAGTTGTAGTAGTATAAGCAATAGCAAACACGAATTTTTATTCAAAACCGGAGGCCGGCCGGCCGGTGGCCAGCCATAGAAATACAATGATGAAATGCAGAGCGACATTAACATACACACGTTCTGCCATCGCAAAGAAAAAAAATACACACGTTTCTGGTCCTGACATCACATTATGAACTGAAACCAAGCACGAAGGAAGACTTGTTCGATGGATACTCCCTTCACACGTAGACGTAGAGCAAGGCATTGAGCAGCCGGGTTCGATCAGCGGCCCATCTCCTGCATGCCGGGCGGGTTGACGCCGCCGGCCCCGGCGCCGCCGTTGCGGCGCTCGACGTTGAGGTGCCAGCCGATCTCGGGGTCGTAGCCGCGGGCCTTGAGCTCCTTGTACTCCTGGACGAGCGCGCAGGGCTCGCAGCAGTAGTGCACGCAGCAGTCGCAGCAGGGCGCGTCCGGGAGCGCGTACTGGGCGCGCATCTTGGAGCGGTAGGTGCAGGAGTAGATCCAGTGGCACCCCGTGAGCGACGCCAGCAGCACGTAGAGCGCGCCGCTCGTCCCGCACGACGTAGCACCCCGGTCCACGATCTCCGCTACCTTGCCGAACGTGATGCACGGGCAGCAGCAAGTCAAGCAACCTGCATCCAAATCATATAGTACATGTATTAGATTCAGATATGAGTATGTTTCATGGCGATCAAGACATGTATCGTGGAGGAAGATGGTGTGCGCGGGCGTACAGAGGCCGCAGTCGTCGAAGCAGTCGAAGAGGCCGGAGGACCAGGCGGTGGGGGCGCCGGGTGCGCCGCCGACGGGGACGCCGGTGGAGGACCAGGCGGTAGGGGCGCCGGGTGCGCCGCCGACGGGGACGCCGGTGGCTGGCTCCGTGCCGGGCTTCACCTTCATTCTTGACAACGGCCTGTGAACTGGAAAGACGTGATGAGGTCTCTGTACGTGCGTTGGTGATCTCGATGGCCAGCTAGCTGTTGTTTTGTACCGGGAATGAGCAAGCTTGGGGTGCTTATATATAGGTCGATCGTGGCCGGGCGGAGATGGGTAGGAATGCGTGTGCTGTCCCGAACAGTTCAGCGTGTAAATTAACCCAGCCGCGTTTGATTGGCGATAACCACTAGACCGGGAAAATTAGCCGCCAAGTCAAAGCGGTGCTCCATTGGCCCGACGTAGCCGTATGTATGCAGTGCATACGCGTCGTTGAAGGTGACAGCCAGCTGCCTGGAAGCTACCGTACGGCTTAGACTCATGATCTGATCAATTCTTCTGCGTGTGGTAAAAGGTACTCCTCGACTCGGTAACTTTTTTGATCTGAACAATTCTTCACCTTGGTGCACGTGCCTGTAGAAACATTATATCACACTCAATCTGTTCTAGAGATAGAAAACACGAGTAAttaccaaatactccctccgtctgaaaataaaatacttgtcatcaaaatggacaaaaaaagatgtatctaaaactaaaatacatctagatacatagcttttatttattttgatgacaaatattttcgaacggagggagtacgtatttgCCAAAGGAAAATGTAGGGCGGTATTACCACGACGGGGACGGGAGTGTAATTCGGGCAGGGAAAATATTCGGGCATGCATGGGTGGCCGCATGTGCTGGAGCTGGACCGGCGGCCGTTGGTGTAGGACTATGGGCCGCCGGGAGTTTCGCCTACGTGCGCGCTTGTTTTCTTCCCCGGTTAACGGCTTGGCTTGTTTGTTAATCATAAGTTGAGTATATGCTTGTGTTCTCGCTCTCACGTCTCAGCTATACTCATAATCTTTTATTTGCAGGGTAGTTAGCTCAGCATCAGCTGACCATTAATCTAAAAGCTCTCTAGATAATCTAACTAGTAATGGTTTTTGCACCAACTTTCAAGTCCAATGTGAGTGCGTACGTACCTACTGAATTGTTTTCTGGCAGATCAACCAtcagtttttttttttgcgagggcaGATCAATCAACAATGTTATAATACGCTCGTGAATACTTCCACATATATGCTCCAGCTGCACAAGATCGGTTTATATCCACAAAGAAAAACATACTCTTCACCTCTATAGCATTTGTGTCAGCTGACAccattgattttttttctaaaatccTTCACTAATTTAGCTTTAAGCACTAGAAGTTTTACTTTTGTCAAGATGACCCCATTGTGTATAGAGCTGACGTTATAGGGATTTTTTTTCTAGCTTCGTCCCATGCTTCGCTAGTGAAAGATTGCAGACTGTTACGGTTTTCTATTAGTACCACCGTAGAACTAGCTGCATGCATGCTGCAAGAACCGATACCGCACGAAAACCACGTGCAAAAATATATAAACGACGTCATCATTTCAATTCCTGACCGGGCCACTAGGTCGTCCTTCCAGCAGGGCACGTAGGCCACGACCAGCTTGATGGCTCCAACAAAGCTACGCAGTTCAAAGTTCCTGTTGGGAAACCGGGCCAACCGAGAGGTGGCGGCGGCCTCGTGCGTATCGCACGGGCTAGCCCCTTCCGTTTTAAGTGGGTACTTATCCTTTGACTCTACCTCCTATATAAAGCAACAAGAAGCTATTATTGTAACAtctgatcattgattaataaagctggtctccttcatatctctctgtgtcatttactttcgcgtcttcgactacttcgtctacgacgcccgctctcgctccgcaacctcggaccgaactcgccggcggagttgcagaacacgttatcagcacgctccGCTCCATCAACTCTCCGTCAAGTCTGCGTCACGCCTGCATCATGCAGGCTTTCGTCGATCCCGCGGAGGTATAAGATCCGATCTTCACTTTTGCAAAAAATGGATTCCTCTTGTTACTGCAATTCTGTTTTTGCGATTAGGTTATTTTTCGGATTTAATCTACCTATGGTGTGGATTTTCCTCCCAAAAACTGAGCGGACGAACATGTCGCCGACCAATGTAGATGTTCTTAGACTAAGAGGAACTTGTTGACTGCACTATAGGGAGTCGGTACAGATCGCGATCCAGATGGTCGCGGTACCGCCGCAAAAGCACCAGACGTGCCATGCGCCGTCGGAGTTCCGGATGAACGCGACGGAAGATCCGCATCCCGAGGGCGGCGTCCAGATGATGCCGTGCTGTCCGCGACCACGCTGGTCGCGCGTGAAGCGCCGCGTCCtgctgacgccgccgccgccgtcgccgtcccgcTGGCCGGCTCATCGCCGTCGCGCCCTGCTGGCGCATGCTCGCGCGCAGCCCACCCCGCTGGCCGCCACCCGCAGCCGCGGGCGCGTGCCCACTGCACGCtcgtgccgccgcgccgccgcgtgCCCACTGCAGGTCGCCGCTGCCTACGCGCCGTGGCCGCACGCTGTGGCCGTAGCCGCAGTGGCCGCGCGCTGTAGCCACCGCAGTCGCGCTGGCCGCGCCGCGCCGTGGCCGCGCCGCTGGCCGGCTTGGCCGCTGCCGCCGCGTGCCTTGGCCGCCGTCGGGTGGCGCCAGCCGTGGCCATGCGAGCTAGCCAGCCCCTGGCCGCCGCCGCACCCACGATGCGAGCGCTAGGGTTTCCCCTAGCGTCGCTGCGGGAAAGGCCGCGCAGCGcctgggccggcctgctggctgCTGGGCCCTGATGGGCCGCGGCCGTGGAGACCCTGCAATAAAAAAAGTGGCGTCGGCTGCAGCAAGGAAAATTGCGGTTTAGCCCCTGTAGTTTCCAGTTTTTACGTGAGTTTTTATTCCTGCAGTACTATTTCACGTAGAAGCCCCTAGAATTGTCTGTTTTCTCTAAAAACGCGTATTTGGGCTTTAAAATGCCTCGGGAATTCACTT comes from Triticum aestivum cultivar Chinese Spring chromosome 5B, IWGSC CS RefSeq v2.1, whole genome shotgun sequence and encodes:
- the LOC123117577 gene encoding cell number regulator 10; translated protein: MKVKPGTEPATGVPVGGAPGAPTAWSSTGVPVGGAPGAPTAWSSGLFDCFDDCGLCCLTCCCPCITFGKVAEIVDRGATSCGTSGALYVLLASLTGCHWIYSCTYRSKMRAQYALPDAPCCDCCVHYCCEPCALVQEYKELKARGYDPEIGWHLNVERRNGGAGAGGVNPPGMQEMGR